The DNA region ctcttttaaatttttaatgtatttattttgtagttattaaataaaaatatttaaaattttttattaataataaatttatcatgtatCTTTATGGTACATATTAATTAAACCCTTTTTTTATAGGTGAActgatgaattttttttatgaatattattatatgataaaatgagaaaaaattaaaaaaagataaaaatttgaaaagagaaaaaattgcGTTCAGAAATTTAAAATATACCTAATATTgaatatgtttattttgcttcagTTTTTGAACTATTACTTTACTTCtccatttttttttgtcttaactGTGATATTCTCTgcagaaatatatattttttttgtagtaaAAAAATTCGCATCTTAAGTTCctttgcttttatgtattttctaaTTTTTGGCCCTCCCCTTTGCTTTTGATGCTTCTTAAGAATTTATAGAGCATAAAAAATGTTTGATATGATTGCATTCTCATATCTTCCAATTCATTTCTTcgtttatttgaaattttttgacaGATTAATTAAGAAGTGGGCGCTGATATTTTATGCCTTCGTTCAGTGGATAATTTAATTATTGATGTtttttttctcttgctatcatatcttgttatttttcttttgtgttGTATTacttaatcataatcataatcataatgcaTGTAACATGTttaatttgcatgtttgttttggATGTCACAGAAGCAATTTTGTTGAAGTCCAATAAAAAAATCTTGAGCTTTCGGTTTTGGTCTTGAGAAATATTGGGCTATATTGGCCGGACTTGTTCTATTTTTCTtctgatgttttttttttctttttatatcgaTAGAACTGAGTTTTTTTTGGAAAATATTATGTTGGATCGGACAAAATTTGGTATCCACACTacaacattaaaaatatttaaaatcaaccAACATGGGTTGATCGAATGGTCAGCTCACTCATCCATTTAAacaagtgtcgggagttcgaacCCTTCTTTGTGCATGCAGTAACCCATTGACCAGTGCAGACCCTTAAATAGAGTCTAAGGGTCTCAGATTCACGACGAATTAGTCCTTAACCTGTTACAGTGAAGGCTTGGGTCCAATAGCAACTTTGTTTGCTTCATTTAGAACTTTACTCGAAATCTTTATGGAAGGAATATAGAACTATGCTAATAGAGTAATAGTAGAAGTGGGTGTGTGTTGtgtaagacaaaaagaaaattgaattgaaattgaaaattaagtTACACCCTAAATTAGatagtagaaattacaagaatataagttatttttttggtgcaaaacaacaccaacatttacgaagaattatgaatgaattgaaaattttaaattgatgacTAAACTTAAAGAATTTAAAGCAAATTTAAATAAGAAATTCACCTAGTCAAAGTTTTTACTAAATTCATGAAATATTACAAATTTCATATGAATGAAAACATATTAagttgttagaattttttttattctttttttttggtgaccaaatagaaaagaaagaaaaaaaaaagagacaaaactaaattaattggctagggttatatctaaatctattagatgttgaagctcactctatggttggctccaattcgagtgaatgtccgcgccagaagcagctgctttagccatacaatctgcaacattatttgcagtcctctgaattaaaagaatagagactctccaattccaattcataacctcctgtatatgctttgccaaatcccattccggaatatccttattaagcattctttggtttaccaagaaaagagcttctaaacCGTCTGTTTCACAAATAATCTTACGAAATCCACTCTCTTAAACaagaagtaaacctctccaaattgcatacaatttagtaaaaagaacactgcacactTTGACTTTCCCAGTGCAACCTTTTAACCAACATCTATCAAGATTGCGAATGATACAACCAAAATCAGCATAGCCAAAAGGAGCAaaccaactagcatcacaattcaaattttttattctttgtgAATGTGTTgatgaattcaaaaaataaaaaatataatagtgtTATTTAAATGAATGAATAATCTTAAACTAATAAAGTGTAGATATTATACTTCAAAAAATGGATATATAAGATACATTATAAATTCGTGGtttagcttttattttattttgtttattgttttgtgttttgtgtattctattttattttattttttataacatgtTTCACTTATAATTGTGTtgaatttttacttaaaaaaatatgagAGTAATTAATTACATTTTTTCATTAGTTAATTGATAATATGAGATATGTCATTAAGTAACCttattttggcaaaaaaaaaaaaacagagcttTAATTAGGAGGTTTGATCAGATCATTAGATAAAAGTTTTAAGATCAATttgattattttcttatttatagaCCAAATTGATTATTAGATAAAAGTtggaaactaatttaattattattcaatttaGTCACCAATtagaataatcaaattttaatattatgtttaatAACTTACAATtagaataatcaaattttaactgCTTTGTTGGaatataaattgattattatCGTATATTGTTGGTTCGTAATTTTAGTTAAGAATTACAAAACTCACGTTATTATACATCTCTTTCATTTAGACAAATTCTTTCATTTATATTTACAatgcaaataaaaaaacaaataattaatttacaaTTTATATGATCAAGCCAAGTATATCATTAACAGTACTGTAGTTCATAAAATACCTAAGCTATATGGATATTCAACTTATTATGGGTAGCAAAACAATAGGTTTATGCAAGTTGCAAAATTAAACGATTAACGGAAAAAAAGTACTAAATTAATAAGTCCGATCCTCAGGTTTATGCatgtaaataattatataatgaatttacattttaataaaaagatgaaaatttatttattctaattacgATTTATTGcaacataattaaaatttaatagaataatttttttcaaattagttgCTAATAAGGATAACAATTAAATTAATTGatcttatgatttttaattaatgataaaattgGCAAATTGATTAAAACCATATTTTCTACAAGTTAGCTTGTCTAATGGGCAATGGCATGACATAATATCAAATAACGTTCTACGTCAACTTTTTATAAAGATAGAGAAATTATCTTGATTTATGGTTTACTTAAAACTGAAAACAAGTTAGTTTAAAGTTGAGAAATCAATTAGTTGTTATTTGATTATTTCACATTCTTTATCATACTTGGACAATTGCTGGGTAGTACAACTATGTTGAATCaaataaatgattaaaattaagtgaatttaacttaataaaaaaaattaattcataaaataaaaaagttatcttACCCTTTTAAATAAACTATATTCTTACAAATATATAGAACTTGTAATATGTTTATAATCTTAAATTAAATGTGTatatttaaaatacttattaatTAAAAAGTGAGAAAAGTAAGACaagtgtaaaaaaatatttaaaatctaaaatctaGTAAAATGTTTTAATTTGTAAGCTAAGAGTATAGAAATAGTCAAAATAGGACACTAACTTCACTCTTTTAACTTTTGAGTTACATTTGACAATTTTGAAATAATGAACTACTCAACTACAACCAAATattgaggaaaaaaaaaagaagaaaagaaaaagatgtgtATAAATTACTCGaaatacttaattaaaaaagaatttatctttcttttttatatttgataGTGGTTACATTGTAgttgattattttcaattttccAAACAATATTTGGgttctaataaaaataatgttgagctaatatttatgaattttcatATATTATCTCTCGCTggtttatatataattttcatacATTAATCAGAGAGTGGCATGGAATCCAAATCTGATTGCTACATGCTTTGTTTTGCCGTGTTTATGAAGGAAGGAAAAAATGCATATCATGCCATAAACATCTACATATAGATTTGAAGAGTGAGAAGGATATAGCAAAGAATTAGAccaaattgatacatttttttccATGCGTATTTGGTACTCCTGGAATAATTAGAAACTGAGAGAGAATAGCTCAAAGACTTTTAAGATAAGCATTGGAGACTAAAACTTTACCACACATACTCAAGACTCTTGGAACGTAAAGGTTGGTTTGATTCATTATTCCATTCTCatgtttatgtatatataatgtgGTTGAGTGAGTGGAGTGAAACCCATTCCACTAAAAATGGGAATTAGATACCAAAATATTGCTGCATGCGTAATACTGGTACTTGTGATGGTGATGGCTGAAATTGCAGGCATTTGTACAAATTCAAGTACTCTCCTCCACTCTCCGTGTCTTGAAAGAGAGAGGCAAGCTCTTGTGAAGTTCAAAGCATCCCTGACTGATCCATCAAACTTGCTTTCCTCCTGGCATGGTCATGACTGTTGCCGATGGGAAGGGATCGGCTGCGACAAGGTTACTGGTCATGTTGTCATGCTTGATCTCACCCCTCCTTATCTGAAATGCTCGAGATCCATGATGGAAGGAGAATATTGGTTAAGAAGTGATGATGAGGACAACTGTGACCTTTTAGACGAGCAATATTTAGAAGCTGGGAATGTTAATTCATCGCTGCTGGAACTGGAATACTTGACTCATTTGGACTTGACTGGAATTTATTTCTATTGGAATCCCATACCCATGTTTGTTGGTTCTATGCGACGCCTGAGGTATTTGTCCCTCTCTGATGCCGGTTTTGGCGGGAGAATACCCAGCAATCTTGGAAATCTCATCAACCTCCACTTTCTTGATCTGAGTGAGAATGAATTTTCACCAGACAGCAACATCAACTGGATTTCTCAACTGCCATTTCTGGAGCACCTCAACATGATGCACTCTTTTATTTACAATGAGTATCAGGTATTTGTCCTAACTTATTACTTGGATAGTTGGATGGTTAATAATTCATGGACTTGACCAAGTTGCTTCTTGTTCCTCCCTCAGGTTAATATTATTAATCTCACCATCACTGCTCCAAATCTTCACTTCCTAAGTCTTGCCGGCAATGGACTTAGTGTGTCAAATTTGGATGCTTTACAAAACATAACATCTCTTGTGCATCTTGATCTTCGTTGGAACAATCTTGCTTCAGTTCCATCTTGGTTTGGCAACTTCAAGAAACTTGAGTATCTTGATCTTTCAGGGTGTGGGCTTCATGGCCCAATTCCAAATGCTTTCCAAAATGCAACTTCCATTGAATTTTTGGACCTTTCTTCTAACAATTTTGACTTTCTTCCATCCTGGTTTCACAAGTTTGAGAAACTCAAGCATCTTTTTTTCCCATCTAATAACTTCAAAGGTTCAATTCCCGTTGCTTTACAAAATATGACTAGCATTGAGTCCCTTCACCTTTCTAGTAACTCTTTTACTTCAGTTCCATCTTGGTTTATTGAGTTAAAGAAACTTGTCTACCTCAATCTTTCATTTAATAAATTAACATCTATGGAATGTTCCATTTCatccattttgaaaaatatgtgtcACCTGAAAACATTAAATATAGCAGGAAATAGACTCCGAAAAGAATCCATTGGAAACAGTGATTTGTCAACCTGCATTAGACATGATTTGGAGAAtcttgatttgagtgaaaatgaATTTAACGATCAATTGCCATCTTGGTTAGGACAACTTAAAAATCTAGGCAACCTTGATCTGGAAGATAATTTTTTCTATGGTCCCGTTCCCTCTTCTTTTGAAAAATTACTGAAATTGAAAAATTTGCATCTATCCAACAACAAGTTAGAAGGGGTCTTTCCTAATTTCTTGGGACAACTTGTAAATTTACATGCTGTTGATCTTTCAAATAATTCATTTAATGGAACAATTACTCAAAATCTTGAGCAActtgtaaatttaaaattttttgatgtCTCAAATAATTATCTAACTGGATCCATTCCTTTGAGTCTTGTTCAACTTATAAATCTAACCTCCCTTGATTtgtcaaataattatttaaaaggaATCATACCTACAAGTCTTAACCAACTTGTAAATCTATCTGTCCTTGATCTTTCAAGGAATATGCTAGATGGGAGAATTtgtattgattttcaaaaacttggGGTTCTATCATACTTGGATCTATCTTCAAACAATTTGAATGGAACCATTACAGGGGAAAAAAGTTGGCCTTTGCTTATCCCAGAAATGTGGTATTTGAATCTCTCACATAATCAAATCAGTGGCTCACTTCCTAAACATATTGGCCATATAATGCCCAATTTGAATAACTTGATTCTTGGAAATAACCTCATAAATGGTTCAATTCCAAAATCATTGTGCCAACTTGATTTGCACGTCCTTGACCTTTCAAAGAACAGACTATCGGGTAAAATCCTCAATTGTTGGAAGGATAACGGAGAATGGGAAGAAATAAATTTGTCATCCAACAAACTCTCAGGGGATGTTCCAAGCTCATTTGGGAATCTCTCCACTCTGTCATGGTTGCATTTGAACAATAACAGCCTTCGTGGAGAATTTCTAGCATCTATGAGAAATTTGCCACAGTTGTTGATTATTGATCTTGGAGAGAATCAACTTTCTGGCACCATCCCATCATGGAGTGCAAACACATTTTCTTCCCTACAAATTCTAAGATTGCGGCAAAACAGGTTAAGTGGTAGCATTCCTTCACAGATATGTGAACTGTCATCCATTAAAATCTTGGACCTTTCTCGCAACAATTTAAATGGTTCAATACCTCGCTGCATAGGCAATCTTCGAGGAATGTCTCTTGAGGCTCCCGCTTTGTCTCCTACTTCATCTGTGGCCGAGCTTCACAATTCGTCTCTTACACAAGAATCTGGTTGGACAACTGAGGATGTCATAGAAGTCATAAAAGGAAGAGAACTTGACTACATAAGAATCTTGAAGCTTGTAGTCATCATGGATTTGTCTGAGAATAACTTGGTTGGCTCCATTCCAAAAGGAATAACATTGCTCAATGGTTTGCATAGCTTGAATCTATCAAACAATCATTTGATTGGAAAGATCCCTAACATGATAGGGGATATGAGATCACTTGAATCCTTTGATGTTTCGAGTAACCAACTCTCGGGTACAATTCCAAGCAGCATGTTAGCTTTAACATCACTAAGTCATTTATATTTGTCATACAATAACTTCTCTGGACCAATTCCCACAGATAACCAGTTTTTAACTTATGATTCATCGAGTTATGCTGGCAACCCATATCTCTGTGGATTTCCTTTACCCAACAAATGTGGTTATTTACATGAAGATCATGGGAGCAGCGAATTTGAAGATGATGACAGCAACTTAGATAAGTTGGAAAAGTGGTTGTTCTACCTTGTCATTGCAATTGGCTTTGCAACTGGGTTTTGGGGAGTTATTGGGACTTTGTGGTTCAAGAAAACTTGGAGGCATGCTTACTTCAGATGGGTGGAAGATTTAGCCGACACTATCTATGTCACAACTGCAATAAGGATGGCAAAATTGAAGAAGTGGATGATGATGAGAAACCGTGTTGTTGTTTGATCATGTGTTCATGTgtgtgttttcttttttattttgaaggATCAAAAGTGGTAATAAATTAAGGAAAGTGAAAGAtgtttgatgtatgtatgtatgtgtatGCATGAATTTGTAATAGAGATTGTCATTTGATGTTTAATCTCTCGAAGAGCCTCCATATAAATCAGAACAACATTTCTAACAAAGTCATTAAACAAAAATTGAAGTTAATAGCTCCGTTCTGCAATTCACCTCTTCTGATGCACAATTTTCTTAAACTCTTCGATTCATTTCCTCTGAAACTTGATTTAATGCAGCTGTAGCCATAGCACAACTATTATGTAACTTTACGCTTCATTTCTGGTTCAATATACTTGCTGATTAAAGAGGGAAGAGGCTATTGATCTGATTTTGTTAGCATTCATTCTATAACAAATACTGTACAAGGGAATAGAAAGATTAGAGATAAAAGTAAGTGGCCTAGCAATAATGAGAAGAAGAGTGAGGGAgcaaaaaagataaaagattcaAGATCTGATCAATAGAAACAGATTTCAAGAACATAAAGCCAGTATGAGAAATGCAGAAGTGTGTAATGAGCAAAATAATTAAGAGGAAACTAGCTAAGACAACTATAAATCATACACATGCTATATGTTTAGTTTTTATAAGACTATTTAAAACTGTATATGAGAATATGCATATTTCTCAAGGTGTATTTGGTCCGGGGAAAAATAAGACCTACATTTTCACTAAGGTGATAAAACAAGAGACAATATTTACAATAGAGATTGTCGATAGTAGAATTTCAATTTTACAAAATAAGTGCTGCATATTTACTAATGGATTGCTTAACCATTGGCTCTATAAATATGAGCATTAAGCACTGAATTTTCTCCATTAATGAGCTCAAAGACACAAACATCTCCAACTTTTAAATCATTCTCAACACTAAAAGGCCACCAACCATTCGAGATATAGGCAGCTGCTGCTATGGGATAACAGAGCAATAAATTTGGTCATTTTATGAAGAAATATTATGTACTATATTATGAgtattgaataaaattttttttaatacaataattaagttactttcattatttttattgtaatttaaatAACCTTATACGCAATCCTACTAATCTAGCTTTAATAATTAGGATGCAAGTTGTTGGACCTAGAGGATAATAATTTCCTTCTTGGTCTGTATGGTTTGTGTTATTGCTCTCTGGATTTGTATTCTTGTCTCTAATAACTCTCACGTCCCCGGTCCCTTGCTGGGAGCTTGTAAGCTTTgaagtatataaaaataaataaaaaaaaaacccttgATTCATTATATTCATTATTGTTACCGTGGTGAAAAATATTGCCactctattttttataaaaataatattacatgactaataaaatttattatttttagtcattatttAACCAACAATATAATTAgaagtattaaaatttaaattttaaattctaatagtataaaaatgaGATGTTAATTCTAGGCGTTAACTAATATTCAATCTGAGTGTTATAATCGATTATGTTAGTTAGGTaggaagaaattaaaaggaaattataATCATTGACTGTTGTTGGTTGGTATAACAAAAGGTGAGAGAGTGATTGGGTCATGCATGCAGAGATGAAAAGAAAGAGTGGCATCCATCTCATATATAGTATATTTGGGTCATAGtgagtcgactttacgtgaagttgataactgagagctgTTAAATGATTtaactaatttgactaaatttttatctaattagaGCGAGACCCGCGCAATGCGCGGAGAGGtagattatttatactatatagtatattttaataaatgttatattaaaaatattttagagaacatattataaatagattttgaatttatttatttttaaaaaagagataggttatttatattagagttatacaaaactgcattttcatttttttttatttttcgatttACATTAATGGCTACACTTTGTCTTTTCTTGTAgtttttttgtttgtaaatatactaaataattaaaaaaataaatgaatgagaatgaaaaatatataaaaatgttatattaaatttaagaaatttttgacAATTAGTATGAGAGATTAAGAAATAAAGAGTAGTAAAAGTGTTAATATATATAAGTTGtataatttgaatatttgtaactgaaattttttataattattattattatgacacttttaatgtatgcatatttattgtatttaattaatacttgatgtttcaattgaataataatagataagagttttttgttttaatttttttaaaacattttattaAATAGTGATCGATTGATTTTCATCTTTAGCCAAGTCATTAGAATTGTTGATGTGGCATCATTAGCAAAGAAAAGACGGCTTAAACTCACTAtggatattatattaaatttaagaaatttttgacaattagtacgagagattaagaaatgaagaatagtaagagtcttaatatgtataagttgtagaatttgaatatttgtaactgaaattttttataactattattattatgacacttttaatgcatgtttattgtatttaattagtacttgatgtttcaattgaataataatagataagagttttttgttttaatttttaaaaatattttactaaatagtgattGGTTGATTTTCATCTTTTGCCAAGTCATTAGAATTGCTGATGTGGCATCATTAGCAAAGAAAAGATGACTTAAACTCATTGTGAAGAGAGTTGGTATTAGCttttagatagatagatagataggtgCAAAAGATTTCATTTTCATCCTACATAGCAAACAATTACAACAAATTATACGATTTTTTCCTATTAATTAGCTATGAGTAGCAACAATTAGAATAAAACATGTTATAAAACTTGTGCTACTTGCAATGATTTCACAATTAAAATACCTGGGAAGAATGGTGATGTTGGCCTGAGATCCAGCATCGAGCTCCGGCAGAAAACCGCAACAAGAGGAATGGAGTTTGGCCTGGTTTCTACAATTTATGTAATGCGGCTCCACCGAAGATGGACATCGCGATGGACAATTTGTTTCGAGGAAAAAACAATGGCTCATGGGAG from Arachis hypogaea cultivar Tifrunner chromosome 10, arahy.Tifrunner.gnm2.J5K5, whole genome shotgun sequence includes:
- the LOC112717086 gene encoding uncharacterized protein; this translates as MGIRYQNIAACVILVLVMVMAEIAGICTNSSTLLHSPCLERERQALVKFKASLTDPSNLLSSWHGHDCCRWEGIGCDKVTGHVVMLDLTPPYLKCSRSMMEGEYWLRSDDEDNCDLLDEQYLEAGNVNSSLLELEYLTHLDLTGIYFYWNPIPMFVGSMRRLRYLSLSDAGFGGRIPSNLGNLINLHFLDLSENEFSPDSNINWISQLPFLEHLNMMHSFIYNEYQVNIINLTITAPNLHFLSLAGNGLSVSNLDALQNITSLVHLDLRWNNLASVPSWFGNFKKLEYLDLSGCGLHGPIPNAFQNATSIEFLDLSSNNFDFLPSWFHKFEKLKHLFFPSNNFKGSIPVALQNMTSIESLHLSSNSFTSVPSWFIELKKLVYLNLSFNKLTSMECSISSILKNMCHLKTLNIAGNRLRKESIGNSDLSTCIRHDLENLDLSENEFNDQLPSWLGQLKNLGNLDLEDNFFYGPVPSSFEKLLKLKNLHLSNNKLEGVFPNFLGQLVNLHAVDLSNNSFNGTITQNLEQLVNLKFFDVSNNYLTGSIPLSLVQLINLTSLDLSNNYLKGIIPTSLNQLVNLSVLDLSRNMLDGRICIDFQKLGVLSYLDLSSNNLNGTITGEKSWPLLIPEMWYLNLSHNQISGSLPKHIGHIMPNLNNLILGNNLINGSIPKSLCQLDLHVLDLSKNRLSGKILNCWKDNGEWEEINLSSNKLSGDVPSSFGNLSTLSWLHLNNNSLRGEFLASMRNLPQLLIIDLGENQLSGTIPSWSANTFSSLQILRLRQNRLSGSIPSQICELSSIKILDLSRNNLNGSIPRCIGNLRGMSLEAPALSPTSSVAELHNSSLTQESGWTTEDVIEVIKGRELDYIRILKLVVIMDLSENNLVGSIPKGITLLNGLHSLNLSNNHLIGKIPNMIGDMRSLESFDVSSNQLSGTIPSSMLALTSLSHLYLSYNNFSGPIPTDNQFLTYDSSSYAGNPYLCGFPLPNKCGYLHEDHGSSEFEDDDSNLDKLEKWLFYLVIAIGFATGFWGVIGTLWFKKTWRHAYFRWVEDLADTIYVTTAIRMAKLKKWMMMRNRVVV